Proteins encoded in a region of the Anopheles aquasalis chromosome 2, idAnoAquaMG_Q_19, whole genome shotgun sequence genome:
- the LOC126569764 gene encoding uncharacterized protein LOC126569764, with protein MFMDDSGIESGDKLESLFVDERGGSFVEQQEPQHTKDTMPTAVTVGGIDSDAESDIFSKLNDFDVVFENPSEKSRPEDPIRAAVASASAPVTDSAPYATNRSGFHSGRKALSSDNSTDSYTSSTVATVSATAGSVPSGSALDDKSQRDHGSGAQLSTCKILQRKLELKVERAKRNYRQMYHTEQEPHEKEPQINSLIPISRLPIPGGRDSQQLIDVNTGFNSDDDLENVSFFPRHQRKLSGPQVRQELSDTFSIQEMTIESDNEDLDFEQCRKLSDSKGYRKILNRSPGVTGPDDYLDNDTLDEDDDSQNLELLAPKGGYALKEQLRRMFCCCKNNDFL; from the exons ATGTTCATGGATGACAGTGGTATCGAGAGCGGAGACAAGCTGGAGTCGCTGTTTGTCGACGAGCGAGGCGGTAGCTttgtggagcagcaggaaccgCAGCACACCAAGGACACGATG CCAACAGCTGTTACGGTTGGTGGCATCGACTCCGATGCGGAAAGTGACATCTTCTCGAAGCTTAACGACTTCGATGTTGTTTTCGAGAACCCGAGCGAAAAATCCCGTCCGGAGGATCCTATTCGGGCAGCAGTGGCCTCCGCTAGCGCTCCGGTGACCGATTCCGCTCCGTACGCGACCAATCGTTCCGGGTTCCATTCAGGCCGCAAGGCACTATCGAGCGACAACAGCACGGATTCGTACACATCCTCCACTGTGGCAACGGTGAGCGCTACGGCGGGATCAGTGCCTTCCGGTTCGGCATTGGACGACAAATCACAGCGAGACCACGGTTCGGGCGCACAACTGAGCACATGCAAGATACTGCAGCGGAAGCTGGAGCTGAAGGTGGAGCGTGCGAAGCGTAACTACAGGCAAATGTATCACACCGAACAG GAACCACACGAGAAAGAACCACAGATAAACAGCCTGATACCGATCTCGAGGCTACCGATCCCCGGAGGACGCGATagccagcagctgatcgatgtGAACACGGGCTTTAACAGTGACGACGATCTAGAGAATGTGTCTTTCTTTCCGCGCCACCAGCGGAAGCTGAGCGGACCTCAGGTGCGCCAGGAGTTGTCCGATACGTTCAGCATCCAGGAGATGACGATCGAGTCGGACAATGAGGATTTGGACTTTGAACAGTGTCGCAAGCTGTCGGACAGCAAGGGGTATCGAAAGATTTTGAATCGCTCACCGGGAGTGACCGGCCCGGATGACTATCTCGATAATGACACActggatgaagatgatgactCGCAGAATTTGGAGCTTTTGGCACCGAAAGGTGGTTACGCACTGAAGGAGCAACTGCGGCgaatgttttgttgctgcaaaaATAATGATTTCCTGTGA